The Pseudomonas parafulva genome window below encodes:
- a CDS encoding TonB-dependent siderophore receptor — MKFTPRCVPLWFGLCASSLLTQAPLARAAEQVQLFTFAQPAQPLAQALAAFSQTTGQSVVYTLALSGQQAPALNGALSAEQALQQLLGQSGLIWRRLDARTFTLEAMDTAGAVSLQATNVTSQLDNFSYQPPASASIMRGQGPNLEIPHAINVVSAQVLRDQAPRNLDDALANVSGITQGNNFGGTADTVMKRGFGDNRDGSIMRDGMPLVQGRSLNATTERVEVLKGPASLLYGIQDPGGVINVVSKRPQMQQYNALTVRGSSYGSGKNGSGGSFDSTGALGDSNLAYRLIVDHEDEDYWRNFGVHRESLVAPSLAWYGEDTQVTFAYEHREFLSPFDRGTAISNRTNHPLDIPATRRLDEKFNDMEGRSDLYRLEVDHQLADDWKVHMGYSFNRETYDASQVRVTGVNDALGTLNRSIDGTHGAMSRDQFATLSLTGNVQLAGMQHDLLLGMDHEDRKVYRADLIRQASRSRFSYLNPIYGREPEGTTVRASDSDQTDKLRTDSLFAQDAVHLDDHWIAVAGVRLQQYDQLAGRGRPFNTNTDTRDHAWTPHAGLVYKVDEQLSFYGSYSESFKPNSSIAPLTGGRVLDASIAPEEGKAWELGAKLDIPGQITGTLALFDITKRNVLVANLDPRSGETLYSNAGEVNSRGVELDLSGQLSERWSLIGSYAFTDAEVTKDPALKGNRLQNVARHSGSLSAVYDYGSLFGGDRLRLGAGARYVGERAGNPSNDFDLPAYTVADAFASYETQLDAHKVRLQLNVKNLFDKVYYSSAVNRYFVAIGDARQVSLSSTLEF, encoded by the coding sequence GCTGTTCACCTTCGCCCAGCCCGCCCAGCCTCTGGCCCAGGCACTGGCGGCGTTCAGCCAGACCACCGGGCAGAGCGTGGTGTACACCCTGGCGCTGTCCGGCCAGCAGGCACCGGCGCTGAACGGCGCATTGAGCGCCGAACAGGCCTTGCAGCAGTTGCTCGGCCAGTCGGGTCTGATCTGGCGTCGTCTCGACGCCCGCACCTTCACCCTGGAGGCGATGGATACCGCTGGCGCCGTCAGCCTGCAAGCCACCAACGTCACCTCGCAGTTGGACAACTTCAGTTACCAGCCGCCGGCCAGCGCCTCGATCATGCGCGGCCAGGGCCCGAACCTGGAGATCCCCCACGCGATCAACGTGGTGTCTGCCCAGGTGCTGCGCGACCAGGCCCCGCGCAACCTCGACGACGCGTTGGCCAACGTCAGCGGCATCACTCAGGGCAACAACTTCGGCGGCACCGCCGACACGGTGATGAAGCGCGGCTTCGGCGACAACCGCGACGGCTCGATCATGCGCGACGGCATGCCGCTGGTGCAGGGCCGCAGCCTCAACGCCACCACCGAGCGGGTCGAAGTTCTCAAAGGCCCGGCCTCGCTGCTCTACGGCATCCAGGATCCGGGTGGGGTGATCAACGTGGTCAGCAAGCGCCCACAGATGCAGCAGTACAACGCCTTGACCGTGCGCGGCTCCAGCTACGGCAGTGGCAAGAACGGCAGTGGCGGCAGCTTCGACAGTACCGGCGCGCTGGGCGACAGCAACCTGGCCTATCGCCTGATCGTCGACCACGAGGACGAAGACTACTGGCGCAATTTCGGCGTGCACCGCGAGTCGCTGGTGGCGCCGTCGCTGGCCTGGTACGGCGAAGACACCCAGGTGACCTTCGCCTACGAGCACCGCGAGTTCCTCTCGCCATTCGACCGTGGTACGGCGATCAGCAACCGCACCAACCACCCGCTGGACATCCCGGCCACTCGTCGCCTGGACGAGAAGTTCAACGACATGGAAGGGCGCTCGGACCTGTATCGCCTGGAAGTCGACCACCAGTTGGCCGATGACTGGAAAGTGCACATGGGCTACAGCTTCAACCGCGAAACCTACGATGCCAGCCAGGTGCGGGTGACCGGCGTCAACGATGCCCTTGGCACCTTGAACCGCAGCATCGACGGCACCCATGGCGCCATGAGTCGCGACCAGTTCGCCACCTTGAGCCTGACCGGCAACGTGCAACTGGCCGGCATGCAGCACGACCTGCTGCTGGGCATGGACCACGAAGACCGCAAGGTCTACCGCGCCGACCTGATCCGCCAGGCCAGTCGCTCGAGGTTCAGCTACCTGAACCCGATCTATGGTCGTGAGCCCGAAGGCACGACCGTGCGCGCCAGCGACAGCGACCAGACCGACAAGCTGCGCACCGACTCGCTGTTCGCCCAGGACGCCGTGCACCTGGACGATCACTGGATCGCGGTGGCTGGCGTGCGCCTGCAGCAGTACGACCAACTCGCCGGACGCGGACGCCCCTTCAACACCAATACCGATACCCGCGACCACGCTTGGACCCCGCATGCCGGGCTGGTCTACAAGGTCGATGAGCAGTTGTCGTTCTATGGCAGCTACAGCGAGTCGTTCAAGCCCAACTCCAGCATCGCGCCGTTGACCGGTGGGCGGGTGCTCGATGCCTCCATCGCGCCGGAGGAGGGCAAGGCCTGGGAGCTGGGCGCCAAGCTCGATATTCCGGGTCAGATCACCGGCACCCTGGCGTTGTTCGACATCACCAAGCGTAACGTGCTGGTGGCCAACCTCGATCCACGCTCGGGCGAAACCCTCTACAGCAACGCCGGCGAGGTCAATTCGCGCGGCGTCGAACTCGACCTGAGTGGCCAGCTCAGCGAGCGCTGGAGCCTGATCGGCAGCTACGCCTTCACCGATGCCGAAGTCACCAAGGATCCGGCGCTCAAGGGCAATCGCCTGCAGAACGTGGCGCGCCACAGCGGCTCGCTGTCGGCGGTGTACGACTACGGCAGCCTGTTCGGCGGCGACCGCCTGCGCCTGGGCGCCGGTGCGCGCTACGTGGGCGAGCGTGCCGGCAACCCGAGCAACGACTTCGACCTGCCGGCCTACACCGTGGCCGACGCCTTCGCCAGCTACGAAACCCAGTTGGACGCGCACAAGGTGCGCCTGCAACTGAACGTGAAGAACCTGTTCGACAAGGTCTACTACAGCTCGGCGGTGAACCGTTACTTCGTCGCCATCGGCGATGCACGCCAGGTCAGTCTGTCGAGCACCTTGGAGTTCTGA
- a CDS encoding helix-turn-helix domain-containing protein — translation MPPLHQLHVFNALHSSPRARLESSAQLGEGLAVALWNNRDDTRDYQAPSHHTLSCYIADGTGTYRRQRPADKGAPGKLCIMPAGHESNWVIDGSIRLAHLYISEERFALGCLRLLDREPRQMQLHEAIFIDAPQQALRFRQLIDLGWDEPGERLLASSLAHAIVDHAVLGQVGLRQGLRLKGGLAPHQRRQLTDYIEAHLDQPLALADLAQRCNLSEYHFARMFRESFGLPPHQYLLARRLELACRLLRQGDLPLGQVALLCGFASASHFSNRFRQALGATPGAYRAAFA, via the coding sequence ATGCCGCCACTTCATCAACTGCACGTGTTCAATGCCCTGCACAGCTCGCCGCGTGCGCGCCTGGAGTCCAGCGCGCAGCTCGGCGAGGGGCTGGCCGTGGCCTTGTGGAACAACCGGGACGACACCCGCGACTATCAAGCGCCGAGCCACCACACGCTGTCGTGCTACATCGCCGATGGCACGGGCACCTATCGCCGCCAGCGCCCCGCCGACAAAGGCGCGCCGGGCAAGCTGTGCATCATGCCGGCCGGCCATGAGTCCAACTGGGTGATCGACGGCAGCATCCGCCTGGCCCACCTGTACATCAGCGAAGAACGCTTCGCCCTCGGTTGCCTGCGCCTGCTGGACCGCGAGCCGCGGCAGATGCAGTTGCACGAAGCGATCTTCATCGACGCGCCGCAGCAAGCCTTGCGCTTTCGTCAATTGATCGACCTGGGCTGGGACGAGCCGGGCGAGCGCCTGCTGGCCAGCAGCCTGGCGCATGCCATCGTCGACCACGCCGTGCTCGGCCAGGTCGGGCTGCGCCAGGGCTTGCGGCTCAAAGGCGGGCTGGCGCCGCACCAGCGCAGGCAACTGACCGACTACATCGAGGCGCATCTCGACCAGCCGCTGGCCCTGGCGGATCTGGCGCAGCGTTGCAACCTGTCCGAATATCACTTCGCGCGGATGTTCCGCGAAAGCTTCGGCCTGCCGCCACACCAGTACCTGCTGGCGCGGCGCCTGGAGCTGGCGTGCCGCCTGCTGCGCCAGGGCGACCTGCCGCTGGGGCAGGTGGCGCTGCTGTGCGGCTTCGCCAGCGCCAGTCACTTCAGCAACCGCTTCCGCCAGGCCCTCGGCGCTACGCCGGGAGCGTATCGCGCCGCGTTCGCCTGA